In a single window of the Drosophila albomicans strain 15112-1751.03 chromosome 3, ASM965048v2, whole genome shotgun sequence genome:
- the LOC117567360 gene encoding protein embryonic gonad — MNQLCKVCGEPAAGFHFGAFTCEGCKSFFGRTYNNIAAIAGCKHNGDCVINKKNRTACKACRLRKCLLVGMSKSGSRYGRRSNWFKIHCLLQEQQGGSASAGNGNGSVGNANLDQLARLQQASNQARQTYQDKTNPCIKSATAATPPSSMTLQSAASAATAAASAGASSPSLPGFLQAAKYLNEQQQQQQQQRQLKLESRLSNTPSDSGASSAGDPTDDGTSVLSATTSSIRKALRPSSSTYAGSSEADLMEQQQRRHKELLDIFRSHSEPLYSSFTPFTLPPTLVGSNMPPLPIFKEQFKSELLFPFPAASPAEEEEQPIDLSLRSRSDVVSPVANSSNSSPLSESANLPSVSSSSTTTFVRKSTPLDLTLVRSQTLTG, encoded by the exons ATGAACCAGCTGTGCAAAGTATGCGGCGAACCGGCGGCTGGTTTTCATTTTGGAGCATTTACTTGTGAAGGTTGCaag TCGTTTTTTGGACGCACTTACAACAACATTGCGGCAATTGCCGGTTGCAAGCACAACGGCGACTGCGTGATCAACAAAAAGAATCGCACGGCGTGCAAAGCCTGCCGACTGCGCAAGTGTCTCCTGGTGGGCATGTCCAAGAGCGGATCGCGCTATGGCCGACGCTCCAACTGGTTCAAGATCCACTGTCTGCTGCAGGAGCAGCAAGGCGGCTCAGCGAGCGcgggcaatggcaacggcagcgTTGGCAATGCGAATCTGGATCAATTGGCGCGACTGCAGCAGGCGAGCAATCAGGCGCGTCAAACGTATCAGGACAAAACGAATCCCTGCATCAAATCGGCCACAGCAGCGACGCCGCCCAGCAGCATGACGCTGCAATCGGCGGCGtcagcggcaacggcagccGCCTCAGCCGGTGCCTCGTCGCCCAGTCTGCCTGGCTTTCTGCAGGCAGCAAAATATCTGaatgagcaacagcaacaacagcagcagcaacgtcagcTGAAGCTCGAGTCCCGCCTCAGCAATACGCCCAGCGATTCGGGCGCCTCCTCGGCCGGCGATCCCACGGATGATGGCACCAGCGTGTTGAGTGCCACGACAAGCAGCATACGCAAAGCGCTGCGACCAAGCAGCTCCACATATGCGGGCAGCTCCGAGGCTGATTTgatggagcaacagcagcggcgacACAAAGAGCTGCTCGACATCTTTCGCAGTCACTCGGAGCCGTTGTACAGCTCGTTCACGCCATTCACATTACCACCCACGCTGGTGGGCAGCAACATGCCACCGTTGCCCATCTTCAAGGAACAATTCAAATCGGAGCTGTTGTTTCCCTTCCCCGCCGCAAGTCcagcggaggaggaggagcaaccCATTGATTTATCGCTGCGATCGCGCTCGGATGTGGTTAGTCCGGTGGCCAATAGTTCCAATAGTAGTCCGCTCAGCGAGTCAGCCAACCTGCCATCCGTTTCGTCCTCCTCCACGACAACATTTGTACGCAAGTCGACGCCGCTTGATCTGACGCTAGTGCGTTCCCAAACGCTGACAGGATGA